Within Vicia villosa cultivar HV-30 ecotype Madison, WI linkage group LG1, Vvil1.0, whole genome shotgun sequence, the genomic segment TATTAtctatagagggtggaaagatAAATATCTTAGAGATCATGTTGCTAGGCTAATGGCTTAGTTCTTGGGCTTTTTCTTTGTCGTTTTTGGTTTGCTGGATCCTCTGGGATTGCTTGTATTCATcgtttttgaattaataaatatttatttttagttcaaaaaataatatcaactaattgaaccgctaattttatcgaacacttcaattagcttatcaacTATAAATCATCAGTCATCATATATAAGATATAAGTTATCCGTCATAAGCTACTCCTTCTATTCCttattataaacaaattttaactttttagattcattgaataaatgaTGTATATAGTCTAAATACATCATCTATTGAATCAATGCAAAAAGtcaaattttcttataaaagataATGGAGGGtgtattcttaaaaaaaaaaacgagaGAATGAAAGGTGTATAAGATATCAGCTAGCTTATATGCAAACCACTattgaaggtgagaaaaatacaCAAGATGGGAGGGGTTGAATTGTGTATATGATAATTATTGTCTCTTCAAAACAACAACTTTTAAATCCGACTAAGTTCAGATTCTAAGCTAGAGTATGCAACTGCGGAATAATTTAAAGTGCATAAACAATAAGTAAATCACACACAAGAGTTATCCTAGTTCCTCTATAAAAGAATAGCTTAGTCTCCTTGccacatgtaacaccccaaatctacccgataaattatacggaaaatcagagtataaattccaaacaagttcatttgaggtatcacatattcgtcatttcaaaaacagttacgacttatttgccttcacatagatacatagcacaaaaatttaaaacgataatcaaatcattactaaaaatcactttgtttaaattcaataattaactcgcagcggaatcaacaaacttcataaatattcaattcaagttgTAGCATCATtacacggtaactttaagttacaattaaaACCAagaccatataaaaattcagcaaaagaaataataattaaaacaatcgttttatcccccgagtgctacgtatcagggcaagacaccaactcgaataacaacaactaaagacttcataaaatcacttcaaaactttcaccgctatcttgagtacctgtccgtttcccacggtaagggaaacatcattcagaaggggtgagatatcgaaagatataaataaaagtatgataattaatatattagaattaaatcatacaaaattatcactttacaactttcagacgacagctataacaacaatttaaaattgtacagatataataacaaaatcaacaacaacataataatagttataacaactatttttcgTCTTCCGGacggtacctgtcacaacaagtcattagcataacaacttataattacaacttcacattatcacaattcacctcacatcgtcatattcaacaacaagtcaagtcacatcacgtcacaattaaatcacactcatgccacaaataatgagactctacaattgcacatgcatgtggtacccagggcttcagcccccatcgccaattgccagttaacagaggcatcaaggcataagccttcgtcactaatttgccaatccaggctgtcaccaaaaatgcatatgtatatgaatgcaacaaacacacacaacaaacaacatcatcgtcacaaaggcataagcctatatcgtcgctataccaataaatagaggtatacatcgtcactgaaacatcctgcaaattcgcataaaacaacaacaatatacacgtcgctcagaaatcacaaagaaataacaacacaacgtactcatcataattcacaaaacaagcctatcacaatcacctactagcatatacgaactacctctacaagtttcaattaattccggataactaaatacaccctaatcccacatacaatcatcatattcctggttatataattcgaaccccacccttaccttggtaaatatggactctttcaccatagctctaagcttttctccaaaagaaatcctttctaacatcaattggagacacgcctaaaaaccagttcgggaatcagcttatcagacgaacttaaaaccctcaaaatcaaaatcgctccggtcagaacttacctctatgagtcgggaacgttgtgtccaagtaccgcaacgatccaacggttggattgagagatatgcccgatttgccaaggtgactctatgctgaaacttgctgcgaaaattaaggcttcctccataattttcttcttctctcaagtgctactcccttctttctcttctcttttctatttttcctctctccccaaaaataagttatgagactccaactctaaaaccctaattttctactcttactatctcttttctcttaatgggcttaatcCATAATACATCTATTATGTTTCTACTACTAAGAcccaattaactatatctctcatacaacttaattaaccaaaataacacacacacatacaattaaatatttcaaataattattatatcacataataactaaataaataaataaatattaaaaataccaaatagtataattactaatataattaataaaaatattaataaaatcgggatgttacaccaCACAAGAGCTTttcactataatcagaacctgattacaaTTTGCTTAGACACACCAGTCCAAGACTTTCCACTCAATTACTCTGAAAGTGACTTCCTTGCCTAAACCAACTGTTTAGGACTTCCCGCTCAATGACACTAGAAAGAGACTTCCTTGCTTAAACCAACTATTCAGGACTTCCTTGCTCAAACACTCAGTCTTAGACTTTTACAAGTTCTAAACAAAATATTTAGGATTACAAGAAGATGTACGTGATACACAATTAGAGGTACAAATAATACAGCTCACGCGAAGATCTTGGTTCTTGAGATTTCTAAGATATACAAGTGTAAGAAACTCTCAAGACTATGTGTAGCCACAACAACTATGTACAAAAGCTAAGATAGGGGAACAATTATTGTTCTTGTTCTTTGTGTTTTCTTGTTGTATATCCATGTTGCTTCTTTCAAATATTCATCCTTATATAGAGGGAACGAAAGAGACGTTGGAAGCTTGCTTGCACAATTGTCTtttgctgaagaagcagtttTTAAGAGAGAGACGTTGGAGTTGGTACGATGAGGATCTCCATCTGTTGAATAATTTCTTTATCCATTGTGTCTTTCTCTTCCTTGAGCCTTGTGCTAAAATATCTAGTTGACTTTCTCCATAATTCTAGCAGTTTGATAAGATGAAGTTGCTTTTGCACAGAGTACGGATAAGTGGACATTATATTGTGTTTCCAGCAAGGCGCTTGAAGTTCCTACTGGAATCAGAGGCTGAGTCAACATGACACTGAAGTCTTATTAGAAAATCAGGATCTGAGATAATTTTGGCCCTGAGGTTCtatttgaaaatcatatttagatCCAATAGAATCTGAATTGCTTCTAATCTATTTAATTTGGCCAGAATCTAATCTGCTTAATGATCATGCACACTTAAGTAAATGTTACTATACCCTATTATTCCTTAATTACTTTGTTATCATAAAAACCCAAAAATATGAACAAATTTTGTTCCAACatctatttttaccaaacaaagCCAAAATATTCTTATATTCAAACAAATAAACTGTTACAACgaagacatatatatatatatatatatatatatatatatatatatatatatatatatatatatatatatatatatatatgaggagggttatattgactccgagagtaagtgttcaacacttactccaaatcataaccattgattatcattaatccaacggttttaattaaagttttatataaaaaatatttccaaaaataattagattaaatgatcaattaaaaccgttagattaatgaaaatcaatggttgtgatttggagtaagtgttgaacacttactcttggagtcaatataaccctcctatatatatatatatatatatatatatatatatatatatatatatatatatatatatatatatatatatatatatatatatatatatatatatatatatatatatatatatatatatatatatatatatatatatatatatataggagggttatattgactccaagagtaagttataataacttactccacatcttgaccattaattcttttcaatctaatggttaaaaataataaggagtagttttctctttccacatttaatgacttcttatttttaaccattagattgaaaagaataaatggtCAAGATATGGAGTAAGtaattataacttactcttggagtcaatataaccctcctcatatatatatatatatatatatatatatgtatatatatatatatatatatatatatatatatatatatatatatatatatatatataatttctaaaaaaataaaataaaagacatatgtttttaatacattaaaaataatatgagatagatattttttattgataataaaaaactTAAGAAAACTTAAAATCAATAAGTATAAAATCGTTATCGGACACATATTTAATTTGCCTtggataaatataaaaaataaataaaaaaggaatgcgttgacagtgtaaagtatttttacactgtcaaccaatgagagacatACATCAGAATAAattccatttttaattttaaaaggagcttaaaggtagtgcactgccAGTGTAAAAttctgttctggaccggcccaatcacCTCAATTGGGCCAATCCAGCCTTCGGCCCAAGGCACCCTGGACGCGCGCGCGACAGCCTCCCCCGTTCCACTCCGGGCAAACGCTAGACGTATCCGAGCAAGATGGAGCCTCGTGCTCGGTAGTAGCCAGCTCACGCATCGTCTAAGTTCTCGCCTTGCAAAGCGGAGCCTATTTCGCTTGGAACAactctataaatagccctctgacttcagagggcaaggtaatctttttcttacccccaaatcctcactttgttgtaccttgttgatCACATACTTACTTTGACATCGGAGTGCCTTGTAGGTAAGTTCCTTAGATAAGTTCCTTAGGaaaaaacttatttaaaaaaacttatctAATGAAAAATGATGACTCTCATTTTTACGGGATAAGTTTCTTAGATAAGTTCCTTATATTAATACCCCTCCATTTTTATTATCCTAAAAGTTCTCTATTCAATAATGTGTTTCAGATTGTAGATTATGTTCTACCTAATagttactttttttttatattaaaatatttaccaCACATTTTTATTTGTTGGAAATTGTCTCGTAATGATTCTTTCCTATACATTTTGATTTCTATGTGGTTGCTATTTTCTCGTGTAAATATCTATCTATGTTTGCTTCTAATTACTATTATGACCTCAAAGGGtaccaaaccaaactcaaattatATAGTACACCATTCATATAATTTTACTCTATAGTATACATTGTTAAAACATGAACTAAAAGGAATCTTAATAGCATATTATCACTCATGTCTACCAATCTATGTATAGTTTTAAAAACCACATTGCAGCATTAGTGGAAAAAATAGCAATAATATTAGTATTATATGTAAATAATACATAACATGACCTTTTAGCTATACTGATGAAGCAAATTCGATGTGACAAGTTGAATTTGCCGGCCATGGTCGATTAGCCGGCATTTGAAAATAATGACCAAAACCACTCTCCTAACATTCTTTATAAGAAAACATCTTTCATTCTCAGACATGTTCCTTAAACTTGTTCTTCACTTCaataacataacaacaacaacagcaacataACATAGTACTACCAATTGTTATGGGATCTTCTCTCAGTTGCTGCGGTTCTGAGAAGGTCGATGAAGTGTATGTAGAGTCTAACTCACCTCTCTCTTTTTCTAGTTCTTGATTTTCATTTCAATCAATGTTAGTTAGCTTTCATTATAAAATATGTATGATTTGTGCATGTAGGCCAACATCTTTTGGTGTAGCTAGCAATTCTTGGAGAATTTTCACATACAAGGAGTTGCATACAGCTACGAATGGGTTCAGCGATGATTATAAGCTCGGTGAAGGTGGATTTGGAAGTGTCTATTGGGGAAGAACCAGTGATGGTCTCCAGGTAAAAATTACTGACACAGACATTAGACACGACAGATAGACAGATACAGAAACATGTCTGGTAATATAACTATATGTATCAGTATTGTTTCGGTGTTGTGTCCTGACATGTTTTTAATAGGAAGTGTTGTGGATGTAGTAACTTTCTTTGTTGGATATTGTAGATAGCAGTGAAGAAACTGAAAGCAATGAATTCAAAGGCTGAGATGGAATTTGCTGTAGAAGTTGAAGTACTTGGAAGGGTCAGGCACAAGAATTTATTAGGTCTTAGAGGCTATTGTGTTGGCGATGATCAGCGCCTTATTGTCTACGATTACATGCCGAATCTGAGTCTTCTTTCTCATCTCCATGGCCAGTTTGCTGTTGAAGTCCAACTCAACTGGCAAAAGAGAATGAGCATTGCAATTGGCTCGGCCGAAGGCATTTTGTATGTGTATTTCGTATCAATGTATCGACTAATTTATAAATTTGTGCGACTTTCTATTTCTAAACTCGATTCTCGTTGTTTCCAGGTACTTGCATCATGAGGTCACACCACACATTATCCATAGGGACATCAAAGCAAGCAATGTCTTACTTGATTCAGATTTCGTGCCTCTGGTTGCTGATTTTGGTTTCGCGAAGCTTATACCAGAAGGAGTTAGCCACATGACAACGCGTGTTAAGGGTACGTTAGGATACTTAGCGCCCGAGTATGCAATGTGGGGGAAAGTTTCTGAGAGTTGTGATGTTTATAGCTTTGGAATTCTTCTGCTAGAGCTAGTAACTGGTAGAAAGCCGATAGAAAAGTTACCTGGCGGGCTTAAGAGAACGATAACCGAATGGGCTGAGCCGTTGATAACGAAAGGAAGGTTTAGGGATATGGTTGATCCGAAACTTAGAGGAAACTTTGATGAGAATCAAGTTAAGCAAACGGTTAATGTGGCTGCACTTTGTGTGCAAAGCGCGCCTGAGAAACGACCGAATATGAAGCAAGTTGTTAGTCTTTTGAAAGGACAAGAAGCTGATCAAGGGAAAGTGGTGACTAAGATGAGAATAGATAGTGTTAAGTATAATGCGGAGTTATTGGCACTTGATCAAcctagtgatgatgatgattatgatggaAATAGTAGCTATGGTGTTTTTAGTGCTATTGATGCTCAGAAGATGAAGGATCCTTACAAGCGCGGCGATAACAGGAAAATTTGATGAATATATGTAAACATATGTTGAATGGTTTTTGAAGCTTTTTTTTTTTCCATATTGGTGTTATTGAATCAACTTTTGAAGTAGAGCTCTTTTTGCTGTCACCTATAATTGTTTATCATATAGAAATgaatatagtttgatcaatattttgatgatgatgatgatttcatATTCCTTATATGGATTGTATTATTTGAAGATTTCATTTGATTCATGTCTTCACTCCACTTTTCTTTTGAGATATTTCTTTTTGCACCTGCAATTTCTTGATTCCACATCCAAGTGTATGAGAATGTGAATCACTGGCCATGGTTTTATTTATAGGAAAAACCATCAATAATGTAGAAAGGAAAAAAAGTTCAAAGGTACAAGTTGTATGGAACTGGTCTGAGTCCTGCAAAGTTCAATGTAGTACTTGAATTATAAAACTCTTACACCAAATTAACTGGTCTTTTAGAGTCATAAATGTCAACAAGTTTAATGTTTATAAATACATAATGTTATAAATTTGTAAGTGATGTTTTATCAATTAAGTCTTTGAATATCAGTTAGTCTTTGATGTCATTTAACAATTAAGTGACTTCAAACATATGAGATGTGAATTGTgataaaaagatttttcaaaaacTTTAACAATCTAAATAGATTTTAGAGTAGGTTTTAAGAAAGGAGTAaaaaaagatgaggatagaaaaacatataaaagaaataatataaaagATAAGGAATAACAACACCGAGTTTATCATGGCTCGGTCCAAAACCACAAGTCCTATATTAAGTCCCCAACGATCACACTATAAGAGTTTTCCACTATCACCAAAATTTTATCTCATGATCATCTTGCAACCTTAAAGATATGTTAGAGTTCAAGAGAACAACGCTATCTTGATTTTACAATTACAAATCATAAATCCACCAGCGATTACACAAAATTTTCTATATGAAATGTCTTTAAAATTATTTGGAGCAAGGTAGGAGTAGATGAGAATTAGACAAATTCCGGTCCATAATAACCACAATCAACTTCTAGGTCTTCATAATCGACTACTAAGAAAATTATGTTTCATTTTAGATTACAATTGCCATATAATGTCAAAGGGGTGAAGTATAATTTCAAAGGGAATAGAGTATACTCTATGTATTTATGTATTTATGAGAGGGAGTTCAACCATTCCAATATTTTATCAATCAATTTTTTGCTTTTATCACCTCCCTAAGAGATATGTTGTCATCATTAAAAGTGAGGAGAATTTAGATCTATGTACTTGCAGGTAAGGGTGAGAATATGTTAGGACGAGTTAGACTTTGCCAAACCTAAGCATGATCTACTAAATATATCAAAGCCTAAATCTGGCCTATAGCCTATCAtatgtttatttttagatttgaGTATGTTCTTTTTGAATGTCTGATTGacctgttagcctacataaaagtctatttcatttgaacgtatgtaaataaaaattcaattaatatttatacAGATTAAAAAACTAAAAGATCAATTATACTAAAAATTTGTTTCCattaacttatgacattgttcaaaAGGAGTTTCCAACCTATTGTCATAAGTTATTCAAGATAgctatgttttatttttgtattttaattgaaACTACAaaatgatattaataataataaaattattcgtGTTTATCGATCTGATAGACTTAAAAGACTTTTTTTATGGCCAGAGACCTAGCATTTTCTGCTAAATAGGCTTATGAAAAGGTCCAAgccttttctattaaaaaaacgcATGGCCTGGCTGGGTCTGTGTATGTTAGGTCATATGCCCCCTGTTAGATGGTCTGACCTATTCTCACCTCAACTTGCATGTATAACGTTAGATGAGCATTTTGGTTTTGGTGATGACAATACCTTATGTTAAACGGAATTTGGTGAATTCTTTATCTATAAATGATCAAATATGTTCTTTGTAAAAACAACCCTACTACgaataacttattttatctcGGTTGTAAAATGGTTGTTACTTCAGTTTTATGGGCGACGTAACAAAGGGTGTTGTGATAAATCATAACTTTTCATCCTAGGTGTACATACAACTGAGGAGAAAGGTGGAACTTGTAGTAGATTTGATCCCCAgcaaatacataattatttttaaaaaaaacacactACTCCGAACTCCAAACTATATTTTCGTTTTATTGTCAACCCTAATTAGTATTGATTTCTCcaatctcttatttaaaaatcctcatatatatatatatatatatatatatatatatatatatatatatatatatatatatatatatatatatatatacactgtgTGCAAATGATTTTTAAGTCAGTGGGAAGTGTGAATAACTTTGTCAGTGACCCTCcctaagaccatttacaatggtttcaacactcaactcccaacactccacatcattttctctctcttccacctaataactcaacactcattcaacttttaccttctccaatggtttttcactcaacaccctaccccaccactttttattttcatattcttatttaaattttatttttatttttataattacataaaattacaattatcgattaaaattaaattaaaataataaatacttaacaatttattttttaattttttgtaataaaaacaaaattagttgggattttgataattgttgggattttgaaaattgttgggattttggttaaatggaaaattagcagaattttgagtgttaaaatgattattgggatccatttcactaaaaaaagacacttaacttcaaaataaacactaatagaaagataataataagattaagatagtgaaaaacttggttttttttttctgtgtccacatcaaatgaaccaagtctctatttatagagaaaaaaatcatgaattttggtaaaaaaaaaataaaaaaaaaataatttgcaacgaattaattgagttcaaagtattaaatggataaaaatctggcCAGCCAATCAGAAGCTGCCACATGCCCCCCTGCGTCAGCCTCAAttgtgttgagttttctcaacaccTCTCTCTTCCACCTCACACTCAACACTACTCTAAACACCCATTGGAAGAGATTTTGCATGTTGAGTTCAACTAAACACACCCATTGCACATGGTCTATGAGAAAATATGAATTACCCGCTTTTGAAAATCTATAGACTTTTTGGACCTACTATTTTTTCAAGGGGATGACTTATATAGTTGGATTAGACATGAtgactctatttttttttttttttttttggcattttccatgaaaatggtgaaaataaagaagtttgagaaagatcttTGGGATGAATTGTTAGTGAAGAAAAACAATTGTTTAAGGTTGGTGTTATTACATAATCtcttatcttgtaattaaatatttattttatttttttaatattttttattttatattagaaTCAAATGCACATAAAAATCATTAAGAATATATTACATgcaataaaatttgaatttgaaaaacaatgagtatgtaaaaaaataacatttgttCTTCTCCAAGAGAGAAGATTGACATTGATAATGATGAATCTGATTTATAAAAATTTGTACTTGTTGATTGAAATCAAAACAATATATATGGGatatgatcaaatgacaccaaagtgtcaaagtttaatttaacaccaaatctcaaccgttaaaagaattgatcaaacgattatattaaatgaaataaaataataaaaatatatagtatattttttcttaaaaattggcTATTTATATGACCGCTTGATCGAATATTATTAACCGTTGAGATTTAGTGTCAAATTAAactgacaccttggtgtcatttaatgttatatatatatatatatatatatatatatatatatatatatatatatatatatatatatatatatataaggatttttaaataagagatgagAGAAATCAATACTAATTAGGGTTGACAATAAAACGAAAATATAGTTCGGAGTTCGGTTCGACAAGTAAATCGGTGAACTAAGTTCGTGAATCAAATGAGCTaaatatgagctaaaaactaagttcgttaactaaaatGAGttaaacttgaactatacatagtttgactcgttaggttcatgggtcaactcgattatatatgagatagattatattatttttaagagTAGATTTAAATATTTGCTATAAATTTTAGCCttatgttttctttcaatttaacGGTTTTAATTAATGATTTAAATTCACAAATgagcaaaatatttttaaaaataattatatagatAAAATCAACGTCATATAGattccaatcttataacttttattttatttttatattttttatttaaaaaatatattaatttaaaatttcaaatatgtaaaaagaataaaatttaaaaattgacttttaagttcGTGAAGCAAACTAGATGAACCTAACTAGATGAACCTAACAAGTTGAACCGAGTTGTTAGTGAATTTTTGACGAGTCGAGTTTGAGTTGAAAAAAAGTTCGTGGCGAACTCGAATTAATATTTAAGCTaaaccaattcttaacgagtcgagtcgagctgaggcgagttcgacttGACTTGTCTGGAGCATACCACGATGACACAACATTGATCTTAAAGAAAGAAATTTACGTAAAGTCGTAAAGTCGTCTAAAGGAAGAATTTCATCTTTGGGAGCTGGAATATGCCAATGCCACGCCCACTTCTAAGAATTATTTTATGTTATATAAGAAATGCTAAAAACACTCTTTTTTTTAACACTCCCTTAAACACTTTCTTCTTTATTGGTTAAAACATATGTGAGTCCTATTAATTTATATGAAACCTATTTCTAAAGTGACAGACTCACACAtacttaaacaaataaaaaaatgaatgtttaaaattaaaaaaaaaaagtgttggtAGCGAAGAAATTCAAACCTGTTGAATTATTTATAATCATCCCAGAAGAGTATAAATGCCGTAAGTTGTATTCAATGTTTGTTACAAACCTATATAGCCGAAATAGGAGAAAAATATGATA encodes:
- the LOC131628087 gene encoding PTI1-like tyrosine-protein kinase At3g15890, with protein sequence MGSSLSCCGSEKVDEVPTSFGVASNSWRIFTYKELHTATNGFSDDYKLGEGGFGSVYWGRTSDGLQIAVKKLKAMNSKAEMEFAVEVEVLGRVRHKNLLGLRGYCVGDDQRLIVYDYMPNLSLLSHLHGQFAVEVQLNWQKRMSIAIGSAEGILYLHHEVTPHIIHRDIKASNVLLDSDFVPLVADFGFAKLIPEGVSHMTTRVKGTLGYLAPEYAMWGKVSESCDVYSFGILLLELVTGRKPIEKLPGGLKRTITEWAEPLITKGRFRDMVDPKLRGNFDENQVKQTVNVAALCVQSAPEKRPNMKQVVSLLKGQEADQGKVVTKMRIDSVKYNAELLALDQPSDDDDYDGNSSYGVFSAIDAQKMKDPYKRGDNRKI